A stretch of Endozoicomonas sp. SCSIO W0465 DNA encodes these proteins:
- a CDS encoding SCO family protein: MRKTVTILLAAVAVVLGLTANKFMNKPALSKEQLQQMGAVVFETPRAFTVEGLVDHNGQPFAAENLKGRWSLIYFGFTFCPDICPATLSQLNKLDSLLKEKSPELAKEMQYFMVTVDPRRDTPEKLKGYVPYFNKDFVGLTGDITHIYNLAVQMNVPFTPVIDPEDEFYLVDHGANLVLINPKGDYHGFIRPPLNPANLMNIMNSVGSSRL, encoded by the coding sequence GTGAGGAAAACAGTCACTATTTTACTGGCAGCCGTTGCCGTAGTGCTTGGACTGACGGCAAATAAGTTTATGAACAAGCCGGCTTTGTCTAAAGAGCAGCTTCAGCAGATGGGAGCAGTGGTGTTTGAAACACCCAGGGCTTTCACCGTCGAAGGGCTGGTTGACCATAACGGCCAACCATTTGCTGCGGAAAATCTTAAAGGACGCTGGAGTCTGATCTATTTCGGTTTTACCTTCTGCCCTGATATCTGCCCGGCAACACTGAGCCAGTTAAACAAACTGGATTCACTGCTCAAGGAAAAGTCGCCTGAGTTGGCCAAGGAGATGCAGTACTTCATGGTGACGGTAGACCCTCGAAGAGACACACCTGAAAAACTGAAAGGCTATGTGCCCTACTTTAATAAGGACTTTGTTGGACTAACGGGAGATATCACCCATATTTATAATCTGGCAGTCCAAATGAATGTGCCGTTCACACCGGTGATTGATCCTGAGGATGAGTTTTATCTGGTGGATCATGGGGCAAATTTGGTATTGATCAATCCGAAAGGGGATTATCACGGTTTCATACGACCACCATTAAATCCGGCAAACTTAATGAATATAATGAATTCAGTAGGTAGTTCTCGACTTTAG
- the cyoE gene encoding heme o synthase: MSQSNVLPAGSADWRDYLELTKPKVVALMILTSVIGMYLATPGWVPLDILFFGNLGIALCAGAAAVINHVVDRQIDTVMARTHKRPVATGRVEPLQAVIFAFIIGSLGMAMLFVLVNPLTAGLTFASLMGYAVVYTLILKRATPQNIVIGGLAGAAPPLLGWTAVTGQFEGHGLLLVLIIFAWTPPHFWALAIHRKEEYAKADVPMLPVTHGEAYTKLHILLYTLIMFVVTMLPFLTGMSGVIYLIGATILGARFLFWSVVLLRDSRPHAAIKTFKFSITYLMLLFVVLLVDHYSFYLWV; encoded by the coding sequence ATGAGTCAAAGTAATGTATTACCGGCAGGAAGTGCTGACTGGCGGGATTATCTTGAACTGACCAAGCCAAAGGTCGTTGCGTTAATGATCTTAACGTCTGTTATTGGTATGTATCTGGCGACGCCTGGCTGGGTGCCACTGGATATTCTGTTCTTCGGTAATCTGGGGATTGCCCTTTGTGCCGGTGCAGCAGCGGTGATTAATCATGTGGTTGACCGCCAGATTGACACCGTTATGGCAAGAACCCACAAGCGGCCTGTGGCTACCGGACGGGTTGAACCACTCCAGGCAGTCATATTTGCCTTTATAATTGGTTCGCTGGGCATGGCCATGCTGTTTGTGCTGGTTAATCCCCTGACGGCCGGGTTAACGTTTGCCTCCCTGATGGGCTATGCCGTGGTTTATACGCTGATTCTTAAACGGGCAACGCCACAGAATATTGTTATCGGTGGACTGGCTGGTGCAGCCCCTCCCCTGCTTGGCTGGACTGCTGTCACCGGACAGTTCGAAGGCCATGGCCTGTTACTGGTACTCATTATTTTTGCCTGGACGCCCCCCCACTTCTGGGCACTGGCAATTCATCGTAAAGAGGAGTATGCCAAAGCAGATGTTCCCATGCTGCCAGTCACCCATGGAGAGGCTTATACCAAACTTCATATTCTGCTCTATACCCTTATTATGTTTGTGGTCACCATGTTGCCGTTCCTGACCGGCATGAGCGGGGTGATCTATCTGATCGGCGCAACCATTCTGGGAGCCCGCTTCTTGTTCTGGTCAGTTGTTTTGCTTCGTGACAGCAGGCCTCATGCCGCCATCAAAACGTTCAAGTTTTCAATTACCTATTTGATGCTGCTATTTGTAGTGTTGCTGGTGGACCACTATTCATTCTATCTCTGGGTGTAA
- a CDS encoding heme A synthase, translating to MGSQLTGAVMKKKGFYLAVIATLLASIVVGLGAYTRLVHAGLGCPDWPGCYGFLTVPDTQQEIAHAESLFPDAPVEVDKGWAEMIHRYVAGTLMLLVLMIVIQAFKNRREPDQPFKLPILILVLITLQAAFGMWTVTLKLWPQVVTAHLLGGFATFSLLFLLTLRLSGVHRAKVPDKPFFFLKGLAVLSLLVVIGQISLGGWTSSNYAALACPDLPMCQGQWLPPMNFAEGFDVGQDIGPNYLGGQLHAEARTAIHFAHRIGALLIIMLLVLQMLIALRVSFKVGGSVGSMVRQLMLLIMIMLTVQVGLGLSNIIWSLPLSIAVAHNLGGALLLLSLVAYNYFLFGGSRRAGA from the coding sequence ATGGGTAGTCAACTAACTGGAGCGGTTATGAAGAAAAAGGGATTTTATCTGGCTGTGATCGCTACGCTGCTGGCAAGCATCGTGGTCGGTCTGGGTGCCTACACACGGTTGGTGCATGCCGGGCTTGGGTGTCCTGACTGGCCAGGTTGTTATGGTTTTCTCACTGTGCCGGATACTCAGCAGGAGATTGCTCACGCCGAGTCGCTCTTTCCGGATGCCCCTGTTGAGGTGGATAAAGGCTGGGCAGAGATGATCCACCGTTATGTAGCCGGTACCTTGATGCTTCTGGTATTGATGATTGTCATTCAGGCATTCAAAAACCGACGTGAGCCCGATCAACCTTTCAAGTTACCCATTCTGATTCTGGTACTGATAACCCTGCAAGCCGCTTTTGGTATGTGGACTGTGACGCTTAAGCTTTGGCCTCAGGTTGTTACTGCGCATTTGCTGGGAGGTTTTGCTACCTTCAGCCTACTGTTTCTCTTAACGTTGAGGTTGTCAGGAGTGCATCGCGCAAAGGTGCCGGACAAACCATTCTTCTTTCTGAAGGGGCTGGCGGTATTGAGTCTGTTGGTGGTTATCGGCCAGATTAGTCTCGGTGGGTGGACCAGCTCTAACTATGCAGCATTGGCCTGTCCTGATTTGCCAATGTGTCAGGGGCAGTGGTTACCCCCCATGAATTTTGCCGAGGGATTCGATGTCGGACAGGATATCGGTCCGAATTATCTGGGAGGACAGCTGCACGCTGAAGCCAGGACGGCCATACATTTTGCTCATAGGATAGGAGCACTGCTGATCATTATGTTACTGGTGTTACAGATGCTTATTGCACTTAGAGTGTCGTTCAAGGTGGGCGGCTCCGTTGGGTCAATGGTTCGACAACTGATGCTGCTGATTATGATTATGTTGACGGTTCAGGTAGGACTTGGCCTGAGCAATATCATCTGGAGTTTGCCCTTGAGTATTGCCGTTGCCCATAACCTGGGTGGCGCATTGTTATTGTTATCCCTGGTGGCCTATAACTACTTCTTATTCGGCGGCAGCAGGAGGGCCGGAGCATGA
- a CDS encoding SURF1 family protein, with translation MTLLVIAMLPVLVALGFWQLSRYEQKLMLEQAYESRHALDPFSLSQVQRHNDPLYLPFTVSGRFDRDRYFLLDNQVYQGEVGYELFMPFLTDGGEWLLVNRGWIVAGDREVLPKVVTDPGHLVLIGFAYKPLGKPFMLAEDVWEEGWPKRIQAFDSLKISEAIEHETADFFMVLRAGQPGVEQIRPMVINLKSEKHLGYAFQWFAMALALLLLYGFQMIRAGRNKLS, from the coding sequence TTGACCCTATTAGTGATTGCCATGCTGCCAGTGCTGGTGGCTTTGGGGTTCTGGCAACTATCACGTTACGAGCAGAAGTTGATGTTGGAGCAGGCTTATGAGTCCAGGCATGCTCTTGATCCGTTTTCACTATCTCAAGTACAGCGCCACAACGATCCTTTGTACCTGCCTTTTACGGTGAGCGGTCGGTTTGATAGGGATCGATACTTTCTGCTCGATAATCAGGTTTATCAGGGTGAGGTCGGATATGAGCTGTTCATGCCGTTTCTGACTGATGGGGGAGAGTGGTTGTTGGTCAACAGGGGTTGGATTGTCGCTGGTGATCGGGAAGTTCTGCCAAAGGTGGTGACTGATCCCGGGCATCTGGTACTGATCGGTTTTGCGTATAAGCCCTTGGGTAAACCGTTTATGCTGGCAGAAGATGTCTGGGAGGAGGGCTGGCCCAAACGTATCCAGGCGTTTGACTCGCTGAAAATATCTGAAGCCATCGAGCACGAGACAGCGGATTTTTTCATGGTTCTCAGAGCAGGTCAGCCGGGAGTTGAACAGATACGCCCCATGGTGATTAATCTGAAATCAGAGAAACACCTGGGTTATGCCTTTCAATGGTTTGCCATGGCGCTAGCACTGCTTTTGCTGTACGGGTTCCAGATGATTCGTGCAGGCAGGAATAAACTATCATGA
- a CDS encoding DUF2909 domain-containing protein has protein sequence MWIKLVVIILFFAVVISLGTGFYFLLTEKKSSPKLLNSLKVRIGLTVLIMVIIVAAWLHGDIHSQAPWLYR, from the coding sequence ATGTGGATAAAACTCGTCGTTATTATTCTTTTCTTCGCCGTGGTTATTAGTCTGGGTACCGGCTTTTATTTTTTGCTGACCGAGAAAAAGAGTTCGCCAAAACTACTGAATTCCCTGAAAGTGCGTATCGGACTGACCGTCTTGATTATGGTGATTATTGTTGCAGCCTGGCTTCATGGAGATATCCACAGCCAGGCGCCCTGGTTATATCGATAA
- a CDS encoding cytochrome c oxidase subunit 3, with the protein MATEGTYYVPAQSKWPIIASIGLFLTLLGAGMMMNDMSAGVKDSSSHYVFYAGGLIMAWMLFGWFGNVIQESRAGLYSAQMDRTFRWGMFWFIFSEVMFFAALFGTLFYVRVLAVPWLAGEGEGAMTHEMLWPDFIADWPLMVNPDNALFVGAADVVDPFHLPLLNTLLLVASSITLTLAHHALRANDRYKIKLWLIMTLILGTAFLFFQVEEYIEAYNELGLTLSAGIYGSTFFLLTGFHGAHVTLGAIMLAVMLVRVYQGHFEADNHFAFEAASWYWHFVDVVWVGLFIFVYLI; encoded by the coding sequence ATGGCTACCGAAGGTACCTACTACGTTCCGGCCCAGAGCAAATGGCCAATTATTGCATCTATTGGGCTTTTTCTGACCCTTCTTGGGGCCGGCATGATGATGAACGACATGTCTGCCGGTGTTAAGGATTCTAGTTCACACTATGTGTTCTACGCCGGTGGATTGATTATGGCCTGGATGCTGTTTGGCTGGTTCGGCAATGTTATCCAGGAGTCCCGTGCCGGGCTTTACAGTGCCCAAATGGATCGGACATTCCGCTGGGGAATGTTCTGGTTTATTTTTTCAGAAGTCATGTTCTTCGCCGCACTGTTTGGAACTCTTTTCTATGTTCGGGTTCTGGCCGTCCCCTGGTTGGCCGGTGAGGGAGAAGGGGCTATGACCCATGAGATGCTCTGGCCCGATTTTATTGCGGACTGGCCACTGATGGTGAATCCGGACAACGCTCTTTTTGTAGGGGCTGCGGATGTAGTTGACCCTTTCCACCTGCCCCTGTTGAACACGCTTTTGCTGGTTGCTTCCAGTATCACACTGACACTGGCACATCATGCACTGCGAGCTAACGATCGCTACAAGATAAAACTGTGGTTGATCATGACGCTGATTCTTGGTACTGCATTCTTGTTTTTCCAGGTTGAAGAGTATATTGAAGCGTATAACGAATTGGGTTTGACCCTCAGCGCTGGCATTTATGGCTCAACCTTCTTCCTGTTAACCGGTTTTCACGGTGCTCATGTAACTCTGGGAGCCATTATGCTGGCCGTGATGCTGGTGCGCGTCTATCAGGGGCATTTTGAAGCGGATAACCATTTTGCCTTTGAAGCAGCTAGCTGGTACTGGCATTTCGTAGACGTGGTCTGGGTCGGACTGTTTATATTCGTTTATCTGATTTAA
- a CDS encoding cytochrome c oxidase assembly protein yields the protein MSEQEREDKPEAIERSTRRTVIRSILVACGMFAFGFAMVPLYNVFCQVTGLNGKTDPDPYLYKAAEAKVDTSREIKVQFVATKNAGMSWGFFPSTPQVTVHPGEPGLLNFVAKNPTDKKMVGQAIPSVTPFEATNFLHKVECFCFTTQTLEAGEEKVMPLRIIVDQELPKHIKKLTLSYTLFDVTHMN from the coding sequence ATGAGCGAACAGGAGAGAGAAGATAAACCAGAGGCCATTGAACGTTCGACCCGTCGGACTGTCATTCGCTCAATACTCGTCGCCTGTGGCATGTTCGCTTTTGGTTTTGCCATGGTGCCACTGTACAACGTGTTCTGCCAGGTGACGGGTCTTAACGGTAAGACGGATCCTGACCCCTATTTGTACAAGGCTGCTGAGGCCAAAGTGGATACCAGTCGTGAAATAAAGGTACAGTTTGTGGCCACAAAGAATGCGGGTATGAGCTGGGGCTTCTTTCCCAGCACTCCGCAGGTAACGGTTCATCCCGGTGAGCCGGGATTACTCAACTTCGTTGCAAAAAACCCCACGGATAAAAAAATGGTGGGTCAGGCAATCCCCAGTGTGACACCGTTTGAGGCGACTAACTTTCTTCATAAGGTTGAGTGTTTTTGTTTTACTACCCAGACATTGGAGGCTGGGGAAGAAAAGGTCATGCCACTGCGGATTATCGTCGATCAGGAACTGCCAAAGCATATAAAAAAGCTAACGCTATCTTATACGTTGTTTGATGTAACGCATATGAACTGA
- the ctaD gene encoding cytochrome c oxidase subunit I, translating to MTSVTDTASSHVNDDHHHGPAKGLMRWVLTTNHKDIGTMYLWFSFIMFLTGGAMAMIIRAELFQPGLQIVEPAFFNQMTTMHGLIMVFGAVMPAFVGLANWMIPMMIGAPDMAMPRMNNWSFWILPFAAVMLVSTLFMEGGGPNFGWTFYAPLSTDYSPPSTTFFIFAIHMLGISSIMGAINIIATILNLRAPGMTMMKMPMFVWTWLITAYLLIAVMPVLAGAVTMMLMDIHFGTSFFNAGGGGDPVLFQHIFWFFGHPEVYIMILPSFGIVSAIIPAFARKHLFGYTSMVYATASIAFLSFIVWAHHMFTVGIPLIGELFFMYATMLIAVPTGVKVFNWVTTMFRGSMTFETPMLFSTAFVVLFTIGGFSGLMLSIAPADFQYHDTYFVVAHFHYVLVPGAIFAIFAACYYWLPKWTGHMYDETLAKVHFWMSFIGMNLTFFPMHFVGLAGMPRRIPDYALQFANFNEISSVGGFLFGTTQLLFLFIVIKCIRGGKKAEAKPWEGAEGLEWSVPSPAPYHTFTTPPDVN from the coding sequence ATGACTTCGGTAACTGATACAGCTTCATCACATGTGAATGATGATCACCATCATGGGCCTGCCAAAGGACTGATGCGCTGGGTTCTGACCACCAACCATAAAGACATTGGGACCATGTACCTGTGGTTCAGCTTCATTATGTTTCTGACCGGTGGTGCCATGGCTATGATCATCCGGGCTGAGCTGTTCCAGCCCGGACTCCAGATTGTTGAGCCGGCTTTTTTCAACCAGATGACCACGATGCATGGTTTGATTATGGTGTTTGGTGCCGTTATGCCGGCTTTTGTCGGATTGGCGAACTGGATGATTCCCATGATGATCGGGGCGCCGGATATGGCCATGCCCCGGATGAACAACTGGAGCTTCTGGATTCTGCCCTTCGCCGCAGTGATGCTGGTGAGCACGTTGTTTATGGAAGGTGGCGGGCCTAACTTCGGCTGGACTTTCTATGCACCACTATCAACAGACTATTCACCGCCTTCAACGACATTTTTCATCTTTGCGATCCACATGCTTGGGATTTCTTCCATCATGGGGGCAATTAATATCATCGCAACCATCCTGAACCTCAGGGCTCCCGGGATGACCATGATGAAAATGCCCATGTTCGTCTGGACCTGGCTGATTACTGCTTATCTGCTGATTGCGGTAATGCCGGTGCTGGCGGGTGCAGTAACCATGATGTTGATGGACATCCATTTTGGTACCAGTTTTTTTAATGCCGGTGGTGGTGGTGATCCGGTACTGTTCCAGCATATTTTCTGGTTCTTCGGGCATCCGGAAGTTTACATCATGATTCTTCCCTCTTTCGGGATTGTCTCAGCCATTATTCCGGCATTCGCCCGCAAGCACCTGTTTGGTTATACCTCTATGGTATACGCCACCGCCAGTATCGCATTTCTGTCGTTTATTGTCTGGGCGCATCATATGTTCACCGTTGGTATCCCCCTGATTGGTGAACTGTTCTTTATGTACGCCACCATGCTGATTGCGGTACCGACCGGAGTGAAGGTCTTTAACTGGGTGACCACCATGTTCCGTGGCTCCATGACCTTTGAAACCCCAATGCTGTTCTCCACTGCGTTTGTGGTGCTCTTTACCATTGGTGGTTTCTCTGGGCTGATGCTGTCTATTGCCCCTGCTGATTTCCAATATCACGATACCTATTTCGTGGTAGCTCATTTCCATTATGTGCTGGTGCCGGGGGCCATCTTTGCGATCTTTGCTGCCTGCTACTACTGGTTGCCCAAGTGGACTGGCCATATGTATGACGAGACGTTGGCTAAAGTGCATTTCTGGATGTCATTTATCGGGATGAACCTGACGTTCTTCCCAATGCACTTTGTCGGACTGGCTGGCATGCCACGAAGAATCCCTGATTACGCGCTGCAGTTTGCCAACTTCAATGAAATTTCCAGTGTGGGTGGTTTCCTGTTTGGTACTACTCAGCTGCTCTTCCTCTTTATCGTGATTAAGTGCATCAGGGGCGGAAAGAAAGCCGAAGCCAAGCCCTGGGAAGGGGCTGAAGGGTTGGAGTGGAGCGTGCCATCTCCTGCGCCCTATCACACCTTCACTACGCCACCGGATGTGAACTGA
- the coxB gene encoding cytochrome c oxidase subunit II: MQQVKSLFLLAGLALTGSSRAAWEVNMTEGVTAVSRNIYGLHMTILMICVVIGLIVFGVMFYSIFKHRKSKGAVAHQFHESTLVEIVWTSIPFLILVLMAIPATKTLVEIYNTDEADIDIKITGYQWKWQYEYVGEDVSFFSNLSTPQEQILNARDKNPNYLLEVDEPLVVPVGKKVRFLVTAADVIHSWWVPALAVKRDAIPGFINEAWTNIDVPGTYRGQCAELCGKNHAYMPIVVEAKSQEDYDAWLQAKKDEAVKARELTDKSWTMAELMVRGEQTYNKVCAVCHQPNGTGMPPIFPALKGSPMATEADQIGAHVDIVMNGKKGSAMQAFAGQLSEVDLAAVITFERNAWGNDTGEMVTPKEIVDYKETGKYVKDQAKQAMPDNQQASL; this comes from the coding sequence ATGCAGCAGGTGAAATCTCTTTTTCTTCTTGCGGGACTGGCTCTAACGGGTAGTAGCCGTGCTGCATGGGAAGTCAACATGACCGAGGGTGTGACGGCGGTCAGCCGTAATATCTACGGGCTTCATATGACCATACTGATGATCTGTGTCGTGATCGGCCTGATTGTCTTTGGTGTCATGTTTTATTCTATTTTCAAGCACCGTAAATCAAAAGGTGCTGTCGCCCACCAGTTTCATGAAAGTACACTGGTTGAGATTGTATGGACATCCATTCCGTTTCTGATTCTGGTGTTGATGGCCATACCCGCAACCAAAACACTGGTGGAAATCTACAATACTGACGAGGCTGATATCGACATCAAAATTACTGGCTATCAATGGAAGTGGCAGTATGAGTATGTTGGCGAAGATGTCTCTTTTTTCAGTAACCTCAGCACGCCTCAAGAACAGATCCTCAATGCCAGGGACAAGAACCCCAATTATCTTCTGGAAGTGGATGAACCGTTGGTGGTTCCTGTTGGTAAAAAGGTTCGCTTCCTGGTGACCGCTGCTGACGTTATTCACTCCTGGTGGGTACCTGCCCTGGCGGTAAAGCGCGATGCCATTCCCGGATTTATTAACGAAGCCTGGACCAACATAGACGTACCCGGTACCTACCGTGGGCAATGTGCCGAACTCTGTGGTAAGAATCATGCCTATATGCCCATTGTTGTTGAGGCCAAGTCACAGGAAGACTATGACGCCTGGCTACAGGCAAAAAAAGACGAAGCGGTAAAAGCGCGCGAACTGACCGACAAGTCATGGACCATGGCTGAGTTAATGGTCAGAGGTGAGCAAACCTACAACAAGGTTTGTGCAGTATGCCACCAGCCCAATGGTACTGGCATGCCACCAATCTTCCCGGCACTGAAAGGCAGCCCGATGGCGACAGAGGCGGATCAGATCGGGGCCCATGTTGACATCGTTATGAACGGTAAGAAAGGTTCTGCCATGCAGGCCTTTGCCGGGCAGTTGAGTGAGGTGGACCTTGCTGCAGTGATTACTTTTGAACGCAATGCCTGGGGCAATGACACTGGCGAAATGGTAACCCCTAAAGAGATCGTGGATTACAAGGAAACTGGAAAGTATGTAAAAGACCAGGCCAAGCAGGCCATGCCCGATAACCAACAGGCGAGCCTGTAA
- a CDS encoding transposase: MDGNQLMTAKDQGIEKGRTVAIDSTVTESDIKPPCDSDLLASSVKEICRLLERGQTLTATPLYEYTHHNRAVKDAARKCIYAGKEERHQHYKNLLQLTRKSRKVLIEATVTLANARQQGQCLLADDADKWQADVDHLLPLVDAIVSQTERRVFKGEKVPAQEKVVSLYEPHTDIIVKDRRQVQYGHKLNLVQGKSRLILDLVIEEGNPADSDQFIPMMERQKEIYGRVPRQTSGDGGYACRANLEKAKAMGISDVAFNKKRGLEVEEMTKSQYVYKTLFRFRAGIEAGISWLKRCFGLSRCHCKGSERFDSHCWLSVVCYNLVILARHPAPS; this comes from the coding sequence TTGGATGGGAACCAGCTAATGACCGCTAAAGATCAGGGTATTGAAAAAGGGCGCACTGTGGCTATTGACAGCACAGTCACCGAATCGGATATCAAACCTCCTTGCGACAGTGATCTTTTAGCCAGTTCCGTTAAAGAAATTTGTCGGCTGCTGGAACGGGGACAAACACTGACAGCGACACCGCTTTATGAATATACCCATCACAACCGAGCCGTAAAAGATGCGGCCAGAAAATGCATCTACGCTGGCAAAGAAGAGCGGCATCAGCATTATAAAAACCTGCTGCAGTTGACCCGAAAATCCCGGAAGGTACTTATCGAAGCTACTGTCACGCTAGCAAACGCCCGTCAGCAGGGGCAGTGTCTCCTGGCTGATGATGCCGACAAGTGGCAGGCCGATGTGGATCACCTGTTACCCCTGGTGGATGCAATAGTCTCCCAGACAGAGCGCAGGGTCTTTAAGGGTGAAAAGGTGCCAGCCCAGGAAAAAGTGGTTAGCCTGTATGAACCCCATACGGATATCATCGTAAAAGACAGGCGGCAAGTACAGTATGGCCATAAACTGAACCTGGTTCAGGGAAAAAGTCGATTGATCCTGGACCTGGTTATTGAGGAAGGTAACCCAGCGGATTCGGACCAATTCATTCCGATGATGGAAAGACAAAAAGAAATTTATGGTCGTGTACCTCGCCAGACAAGCGGTGACGGCGGATACGCGTGTCGCGCTAATTTGGAAAAAGCCAAGGCCATGGGAATCAGCGATGTAGCTTTTAATAAGAAGCGCGGACTTGAAGTCGAAGAGATGACTAAAAGTCAGTATGTGTATAAAACGCTCTTTCGCTTCCGGGCAGGTATTGAAGCGGGAATTTCGTGGCTAAAGAGATGTTTTGGGCTATCACGTTGCCACTGCAAGGGTTCTGAGCGTTTTGATTCTCATTGCTGGTTATCGGTGGTCTGTTACAACCTGGTGATTCTGGCCAGACACCCGGCACCATCCTGA
- a CDS encoding YheV family putative zinc ribbon protein translates to MKTKRFIAGAVCPSCGTMDSVRMFRSETERDYRECVECGFSDEMELSPRLEGRLPDARIAREERVLEDHTDIIRFVDGSSSKNQ, encoded by the coding sequence ATGAAAACCAAGCGTTTTATTGCCGGAGCGGTATGTCCTTCCTGTGGCACAATGGATTCAGTGCGAATGTTCCGCAGTGAGACTGAACGGGATTACCGTGAATGTGTTGAGTGTGGCTTCAGCGATGAGATGGAATTAAGTCCGAGGCTGGAGGGGAGGTTACCAGATGCACGTATTGCCCGGGAAGAGCGTGTTCTGGAAGATCATACTGATATTATTCGATTTGTTGATGGCTCATCGTCAAAAAATCAGTAA